The Rubripirellula amarantea genome includes the window AAGCAAAATCAGTCGAGTCATTTCGTGGTCACCTTGTAAACAATCGCCATGTCATCCGTCTTGGTCTTCGGAGCCGTAACGATCAGACCATCGTCTGTTAATTCATACTCAATTTTTTCATCACTGCCCAAAAGTGATACCGATTCAATGTCGCGAGGAGCGTCTTTTTGCGAAGCGGCGAAACCCTTCAGAACCGACTGGGTCCCTTCGCCCGGCCATCCCAAAGCGAATGCATACACGACATTATCATTTCGAGTGTAGCGAATGTCTTCAGCCGAATAAGCGATGTCCGTTGCTTTGCCACCAAAGTGTCCCTTGCCGGCGACCGTCGGTCCATGACCATCGATCACGAAGGGGCGCGTGTTGTAGATAGACTCGCCGTACTTTTCCAGCCACGCACCTAGTTCCAGTAGCACCTTGCGTTGGTTGTCAGGGATCGTTCCATCGGCCATCGGCGAAAGGTTCAAAATGAGTTGACCGTTCTTAGTGACAATGTCAATTAACGAATGCAACACGACGTTGGTGGGTTTAATTCTTAGCGAGTCGGTGTAGCACCAACTTCCCATGCTAATTGTGTCGTCGCTTAGCCATGCAAAATCGGTGATTCCTTCCAATCCGCCTTTCTCGATATCAAGCACGCAGATGTTTTGCGGCATGTCCTGCTGCTTGTAGGTCACCACGACTTCTTGGCCGGTTTGTTCGGCGTGGTTGAAATAGTCGGCCAAGAATTGCATGCGATTGGCATCGGGGATTTCGTCGAGCCACGAGTCGAACCAAATCAGGTCGGGGCTGTATTGGTTTATCACCTCGGACAGTTTGCCATTCCACATCTTCAAGAACTTTTCACGCGGCATGTAACCGTACATGAACGCTCGTTCTTCGTTTTCAAGTGCTTTTGGGAAGTGATTCTTGGCCCCGTCGAAATGACCTGACCATTTTCCCGGCTGCTTCTCCCAAAGGTTGTTGCGAGCGTGGTGGAACGTGGTGACAAACTTCATGCCACGTTTCTTTGCTGCCACTGCCATCTCGCCGGTGATATCGCGTTGGGGGCCTCGGTCCATCGAATTCCAAGGTGTCAGTTCACTGTCCCACATCGCAAATCCGTCGTGGTGCTCGGAAACGGGACCGACGAACTTGGCTCCCGACTTTTGAAAAAGATCGCACCATTCTTCGGCGTCAAAGTTCTCCGCCTTGAAATCTTGCACGAAGCGATCGTATCCGTACTGGTCGACCGGCCCGTACTTTTCGACGTGGTGCTTGTGCACCTTGTGTTTGGGGTCATGCATGTAACGCGGATACCATTCGCTACCAAAGGCAGGAACCGAGTAAACACCCCAGTGGAAATAGATACCGAACTTGGCGTCCCGGAACCATTCAGGTGCTGGGTTGTGCTTTTCAAGCGATTCCCAGTTGGCTTGGTAAGGCCCCGTCGCGGTGGCGTTGTCTTGCGCTTCAAGCGAAGGTGTCAAAACGGCAACCGCGATAGCAGCCACCAGGAACCGAATTTTCATAACGATGTTCACGGGTGAAGATCTTGCGAGTTAAACAGCGATGTAGATAGCGAATTAGACAGAGAGCGTACGAGATTCTTTCTCGAATCTCGTGAACGTGCGAAGGCCATAGATAGCGATCATCACGAAGCAGAACGCGGGCAACCAGAACGATGTTCGGATTCCATACGCATCGATGAGCCCACCTTGGAACTTCGTTAGCAACGCACCCCCGACAATCGACATGATCAAGAATGCCGATCCAAGTTTGGATTCTTCTTCTTCCATGCCATGAAGAGCGATGCCGTAGATCGTGGGGAACATCAAAGACATGCAGGACGAAATTCCAATCAAGCTGTAAAGACCGGTGAAGCCGGGAAGCATGATGGCACCCACCGTGAATCCAAGAGCACCAAGCGAGAAGAAGCAAAGCATCTTGCCGGGACTGATGTACCGCAGCAGGAATGTGCAGATCCAACGACTGCAAAGAAAGATCACCATCGCAACAATGTTGTATCCCTGGGCCTGGCCCAAAGTCAGGTCAACTTGCTCCATGCCGTAATGAACAATGAATGTCCAACACATGATTTGGGCACCGACATAAAAGAGCTGCGCCATCACACCTTCGCGGAAACGCGAACGTGCAAAAATACGTGACGCGATTTCCCAAAACGGAGCGTCCTTTTCCTCTTGCTTGAACGTCGGCATTTTCGTGAACATGAAAATTGCCAGGAACGCGATCACAATCCCTGCCACGATAATGTACGGTTTCTTGACCGTCCCCAAGTCAGCGTCTTGCATCGTTTGGAAACCAGCGGGGTCGTTCGCTCGAAACGCCTT containing:
- a CDS encoding alpha-L-fucosidase; this translates as MKIRFLVAAIAVAVLTPSLEAQDNATATGPYQANWESLEKHNPAPEWFRDAKFGIYFHWGVYSVPAFGSEWYPRYMHDPKHKVHKHHVEKYGPVDQYGYDRFVQDFKAENFDAEEWCDLFQKSGAKFVGPVSEHHDGFAMWDSELTPWNSMDRGPQRDITGEMAVAAKKRGMKFVTTFHHARNNLWEKQPGKWSGHFDGAKNHFPKALENEERAFMYGYMPREKFLKMWNGKLSEVINQYSPDLIWFDSWLDEIPDANRMQFLADYFNHAEQTGQEVVVTYKQQDMPQNICVLDIEKGGLEGITDFAWLSDDTISMGSWCYTDSLRIKPTNVVLHSLIDIVTKNGQLILNLSPMADGTIPDNQRKVLLELGAWLEKYGESIYNTRPFVIDGHGPTVAGKGHFGGKATDIAYSAEDIRYTRNDNVVYAFALGWPGEGTQSVLKGFAASQKDAPRDIESVSLLGSDEKIEYELTDDGLIVTAPKTKTDDMAIVYKVTTK
- a CDS encoding MFS transporter, translated to MSTEAISENDSIAADSAVRPAVVPRQYLLPFILTTCCFALWGFANDFTNPLVKVYENVFIISTSQASWLQFAFYTGYFCMALPAAFFIRKFSYKAAIMVGFAFYALGALFAVPAASSASFGLFLLGSYILTYGLAFLETACNPYILAMGPRETATQRLNLAQAFNPIGSLVGMSVATLVLAPQLMTGDFRTKLGSGDESYTKHLVVMDDVELAGLPAGAKLANVQLADESVVKVYNAVPDFENTVGALDGAMPNALKAFRANDPAGFQTMQDADLGTVKKPYIIVAGIVIAFLAIFMFTKMPTFKQEEKDAPFWEIASRIFARSRFREGVMAQLFYVGAQIMCWTFIVHYGMEQVDLTLGQAQGYNIVAMVIFLCSRWICTFLLRYISPGKMLCFFSLGALGFTVGAIMLPGFTGLYSLIGISSCMSLMFPTIYGIALHGMEEEESKLGSAFLIMSIVGGALLTKFQGGLIDAYGIRTSFWLPAFCFVMIAIYGLRTFTRFEKESRTLSV